The genomic window accaataattaatctcattgttatgataatttacccattgtttCCCTTTAGATCTAAccctaggttttcatgcttcaagccccaagttggctttttagcctctcatgggggtgatgtcacattcacaatccataatagggtaaaaatccataacttaaattaaaagaaactaaaaacaatatattcaataaagaagaaaatattctcatctttttccccacaaagtgtcaaactcccaaaaaaaaaaaaattctaagatcCAGATTATTCTCCCTCTAAAacctagaactaagagagtttatataggatcATCAATGACCTAACATGTGGTACACTTttattggccacttattacacgaaaaaaatcataaataacctaaaaaagtttcaaaaattacaAGTTCTAATTGAGTATAAACTGTTTTGAATTGGATAGAGGCCTTTGGAACTCGTTTCAATGTGTCTTGGTGTTCAAACTCGATCACAAATGGCTGAGTTCAAAATTTGGGTGAgttcaaaacaatttcaaactcATAAGTGGAAGGGAAAAGCTCAATTCAAAAATCAACataatgagtttgaaattcacAGGGAATTTCGAACTCACCCACTGCCCATGCAAAAACTCCATGTTTTCGGATTCGAAATTTGTGCCTCTTGCTTGAAACAGGTAGTAGGATTCGAACTTAGCCTCTGCCAAAAGTCTCCTtgcatttttttgggttttaaatGGCCATAAACCATTTCAAACTCAAGCTGTCAATTTCGAACTCAGCCTTCCTCTCTAACCAATTTGTTTCAAATGCACATAACTTCCTCGTTTCAGTTCCAATTTGCACACTATTTGAAGCATTGGGCTCCTAACTTCTAGAGCTtcgaaaaaatatatagattgcccaaaatggacttcgggaaatACTCCAAATGTTGCCTTAAATTCAGAATACATGTTGCAACTAGATTTAGAGTTCCAAATTTCCATGCAAACTTGATGAATGTTGTTTCATGTCTCAttgtccatgagtcttgactcactcgATTTCTCATTTAAtctcttgatctttcaaaatctaacaTGGTTTCAACTTGTGCCCTTTTCTTCCATTAAATCTGAGATATATCTTCAAAACAAAACTTAAACCTATGGTCAGGGCCTTAGCATCGATTTGGGTCAATTTAGATGATATGAGTGTCTTATAGTGCATAAATCGCATcaaatatgtgccattagagcacatattttggctccaattaGTTGTGTTATTATAGCATGGGAAAGTTGTGACTTATGCTTCTAGGTAGTTGAAAACTTATGAGCAAAACTACCCTACCCTTGATCTAAAGTTAGATGCAGTGATTTTTGCTCTTAATATTTGGAgacatttctttttttactgAAACTTAGAAGATATTCACAAATcataaaagtttcaaatacttGTTTTCCTAAAAAGAATTGTACATGAGATAAAGGAGATGGATAAAATCACTTAAGGATTATGATTACATTATTCAGTATCATCTAAGGAATGTGAATAGGAAATTAGTTGGTTCCTTACATCTATTAGTATTGGTCACAAGTGTTTATTGAGGGATTTGATGTTTATGGATCCATATTACAGTTTTAGACTTAGAAGATTATGTATCAAGTTTCATATTAGAACCAACATATATAGTTCGGAGAATTAAGACCTTACAAAATAATGATCTTCAATTAAAGCAGTTTATGGAAAAAGTTGACAAGGGTTGTAAGTCTTACTTGGTTTTATTAGAATATGAGATCTTGAGATTTAGGACTAGATTTTGTGTCCCAAATCATAGAGATTTAAGGAGGGAGCTTCTAGAATGAGCTTATTTCTCTAAGCTTGCCATCCACTCTAGAGAGACAAAGATGTTGAAAGATTTGAGACAAAATTATTTTGGTCAAGTATGAAATGTGATATTGCACAATTTATGGCTCAATGTTTAATGTATCACTAGGTTAAAGCTCCACATCAATGACTTGTAGAGTCTTTGCTACCACTTTCTATTCCTAAATGGAAGTAAGAATGTATTACCATGTATTTTGTGATAGGGCTACCCAAAACCGTAGGAGGTAATAATGTTATTTGGGTTCGTTTATTAACTAACAAAGTCTGCCCATTTTCTACCTATGAAAGTCAATTTCTCCATGGATCGATGGCTCCTCTTTATgttaaggagattgtgagaatgcatgggGTACCTATTTTTATAGTATTCAACAGAGATTCTCATTTTAATTCTAgctttttttcattgtttataGAAAGTGTTGGGTACTTAGATGAGTTTTATTGTTGGAAGATTTATTGAAAACATTGTTTTAGACCTGAAAGGTAATTAGGATGATTATTTGCATTTTGTATAGTTTGCCAATGTTAATAGCTTTCAAGCTTAGTATTAGGATTACACCAGTAAGGGGTTACATGGTAGAAGGTGTCAATCTTATGTCTATTGGGATAATGTTGTTAAAAAGAAACTATTAGGACATAAAGTCTTATTTATAtattggcaattttgttcctcTTAAAGTTTGGTCATactagtttttttaaatagtgaCTTGCTCTTTATTAAAGATCAAGAGTTGTTATTTGTCCAACCGAGAAATCACAAGTACgtctaaaaaaaattggtttgcGGCATATTAGGCTCCTTTGAGGTATAAAGAGAATCAGttttgttttgaacttaaaatgatttaaaattaacgTTTAAAAAGAGAAAGACCGCTTAAGCAGCCTAGAGCAATTATGCTGATTTTGTTgagtttttcacataaatttgatttagaaCTCTTCCAAAATCGAAACTTTCCAAGCTTTTGGTTGTAAATACTCCTCTATTAACCCCTTAGGGTAAGAAATTGTATTGAAATCATAGAGAGACCTTACATTCCTTAGAGAAGGTCTTTTAAAGAGAAAGTCTAACCTGCCACGCCTTTCCcaatctctcattcaaggatttgatcTTTAAATCTTGGTTTAAAAACCCCCATCCCTCTGGCAAAATTGAAGTGATCCACTAAAGCAATTGAAGGTTATTGCATTGTGGACGTGAATCAAGTTATAGGTACTAGAGGATAAGTTTTTAGGATAAAACAGTCAAATAAATCTGTGTAACTTGATGacatatagtggatttagattaatAGGTCTTAGatctcatggttttttatctccacaattagtgtgagtgtttttcatgtaaaaatccAGTTCTCattgcatatttgttaatttcattgttatatctttgattggttgattattattgttatcCCTAACATCTTGCAGGTTGTccctaaaagataaaaattatattttttttttatatttaaatatttgaagtaTAGCTCATTCGATTATACAGGATATCCCTGGGATCTCTCATAATAAAAATTGGGGATAATacatataaatctttattttaaaattttaaaatcacccattcaccccCTTTTGGATGTTCTCTATTAGACTTTcgatttttcaaaaacttttgaAGCATGAACTTGTACAGTTGATCGGTGAAAAGATTGTTTTAactaaagaaagattaaaagtaattaaaagtAGACAAAAAAGTTATATTGATAATCATTGGAGAGAGTTAGAATTTGAGATTGGTGATCacattttcttaaaagtttcagCGGTGAAATTTGTGTTCTTTCAACAGGAGTTTTATATGAACAAAACAACAATTTATTCCTAGTTCTCCAATTCAATGAAGATCTCTTTGCGGGTGTTTCTTTATTAATTTAACAAAACAGGCCTAAGAAAGGCACAAGGCAATGAAGTTGTCCAAAATGCCaccaataatttttatatattttaaaatttttatttcacttatttttcctggtatataaataatttgaaaacatataaatGTCCAACTAAtttagttatatttgattttgtttcatattttcaatcataaatcaaacattattttccttaacatttttttccttcctttccttTAATATTTATTGAGAACCAAAAGCATAGCCTTCAAAACCAAAGCAAGTAATGTCTAAATTCATATTGGCCATTAAAAAGATTAGATTATGGACTACGAATTCAATCCATTTGTGTGTTTCCTAAGACTGAAGAGCCCAGAGTGAATGTAAATGCAACTTTTGAATATTACTCCATCAGCACCTGCAGCAAAGAAATGGCTCAAGTGAGAATGCCAATTGGCATGACAGAAAAGCACCTCCCTCCATGCTCTAACCATCAATTTTATTAGATCCAAACCTGTTGAGTAGTATAACTCTCCTTTCTAATATTTCCTTTGTCATGCTTCAAAAAGTTACCTCCCTCCATGCTTTTCTCATAGGAGGACTACTTACTGAATCATTTCTAGGAAAAGCCCTGTCCAAATAATCTGAAAACTGGAGTTTTTAGAATACTATGAAACAATCATAGTCTATTTTTGACTCAATTTACAACTGTAATCCATCCCGTCATGCCATTACTTCCCTGGTTATGAGTTATGGAAGAAAAAGATCATAAGAGAAATAACGACAAAAAAAACGCTAGAAAATAGAACTCTGATGGATTTTGGACAATGGACAACACACAAGATGCAGCTTCCCACTGTATGTAAGCCTCTGCATGTGATCAATCAATGAGAAGAAGGCTCGGGGCAGACGGGGGGCAAAGGTTCTGTAATTCTTAGTGATCCTCCAAGCTCAACGGGTAAAAGAGGGATAAGGGAGTGCAGTACATCTGTTATCAATGGCCTGTAACTTGGCTCTGGTTGAACACATAGTACTGCTACAGCAGCTACCTGAACATAGTAgcaatttcaaattcaattcaGCAACTAAAACAGAACACTCGCAATGTATTTAAATGTAGAGGCTATGTTCAACAAACTTGATATAAGTGCTTCATATCCATTGTATCTCTGACAATGGGATCCACAATGTTTGGAAGCTTTGATCTGTCAGTGAGCTGAGGCATTGCCTGCATGTTAAGAATGGTGTGTTGAATGTTCAGTTCCAAGCACTCAAGACCTAATAAATTTCCTCAAAAGATGGCTGGTTAGAAAGGGGTTGAAAGAAAACTTGCCCATGTGACAATTGACTGGCATTCAGCTGATGCCATCTTTTCCACTGGTTTTCTTCCCATCAGAAGCTCCAAAAGGATAACTCCAAAGGCATAAACATCACTTTTATCGGTTAGTTttcctgaagaaaaaaaaataaaattaagagtcATGATTTTACTATCATGAAATCATTTCAGTAAAGATTGAGCTCCATTTGGTATCAGAGAAAGCCTGATCCACAATGTGCTTCCAAAAAGTTGATACTATCATCATCTTTGCAGCACAAGATCAATAATTTGTCGTTAACAAGTTCCTCTGAGcttcctttgtttttgttacaaTTCAGGAGACAATTTTCCAAGACAGGCTGGAGTACATtccaaatcaaaatttcataGAATTCCCTGATTTCAACAGCACATTTCGAGTGGGTACTCCGGTTACTCGACTGCAAAAGTACACAGTATCTCTGATTTTTTGTATAAACAATTAGACATAAGAGATCTTCTAGATCTGCCCACTCTGATGTGCAATGTTTGTCAAAATTGagttggagttttggaaattaattgaaaaagatGGAGAAAATGTCAAGAAACTCAGTGTGAAGAACAAAGACTTGACAGAAAAATATTTAGCTTGAAGAGAAGATATATCTGAGTGAAAAAAGAAGCATCTAACCTCATTTAAGGAAAAATCTGGAAAAAAATCAGAGTTTCTTGAATTATAGTTTCTGAAATTATCCAAGTATTCATGAATAATGCTAGATATATAACACAGGTTACATATGATTATAAGAAAAAAGCGACTACATTTCATGGggattttcaaaattggagAATTTTGTGACAACAGTTGAAGTTTATCACATTAGCAACAAATGTATAGCTGTGTTGAAAAGTATCATATTGTTATATGGGCATTTGCTGCCCAATTTTCAGGTAAATGCACAAGAGAGAGTGGACTATCAGAAAAGGGACTGTTCCAGAACATGACAGAAGCTCAGAGGGTTCACACAAAGAACAAATGAACAGCTCATAAGTGAAGAAAAGTGCAAGAAATAAACAGATGAAGCCAGCCTGCATTTATTTTATACTTGTGATTTTctgataagaataaaaaaataatgaaaaagaaaaaactctaTACTTGTAGCATGGATTAAGAGAAAGAGCTTAGTTATACCATCTAAGAGATATTCCGGGGCCACATAACCCACCGTCCCTGAAAGCTTTAGATTGTTCTTGTTCTGGGTCCCAGAAGTTATGGCGAGGCCAAAATCAGAAAGCTGAATCAATgcaaaaatcattaaaaaaagatGGACCCACCCTTCAGTATAAGTCAAAGAGAACAGCAAACACATGCTCATATGAACATGCATGAACCACACTCTCAGATACACCAGATTCTATGAATCATATATAGAACTTACCTTGGCATTGAAGTCGGAATCCAAAAGTATATTGGATGATTTTAGATCTCTATGGATGACAGGAGGGTTGCAGTGCTCATGAAGATGCTCTAATCCTCTGTGAAACATCAATCATGGTGATTGCATTTATGTTAATATAAGAAAAGTATAAAGAAGcctttttcaaaaatgaatttatgcAATTGACTTAATGGACTTACCTTGCAACATCAACAGCAATTTTCATCCGGAGATGCCAAGTTAAAGTTGATCCATGAGAAGGCCCTAAGTACAAATCATAAGAATGACTAAGATGaacagaaaataaattttattttcaatcatattttaccattttttcttgttttaaatgGAGAATAGTAGGATTTTTACCATGTAATTGGGCTTCCAAAGACCCATTCTGCATCATTTCATAAACAAGAAACCGAGTTTCACCATGAATGCAGCAGCCCAAAAGGGAAACTATATTCTGATGCTGAATTTTACTCAACCAATCAACCTCATTCTGCAATTCCAATTGATAAATTGAAAACTAATCCTATATCACAAGGAAAAACAAACCAATCAAAAACCATAGAGAATTCCAGACTAAACATTACCTCAAATTCTCTTTCACCATCTTGCCCACCACGATCTAGTCTTTTCACAGCTGCAAGGAAGTTTTCATTGAAACGAGCTTTGTAAACCCGACCAGAGCCACCCTCCCCCAAAACATTACTTTCACTGAAATTGTTGGTTGCAGCCACTAGCAGATGATATTCAATCACAGTTACCGAATCCTTCTTACCATTGGCCCTTAAAGAATTGAATTTACCCAAGATTGGACCTAACGAAAGCCCTTTAGCAGCATCTTCAGATCAAtacaaaagatgaaaaaaggaaaaggattaGAAAAAGAGGTGTAAACACTGTAACtccatcataaaaaataaaaacatgaaaagctTGGGAAAACAAAATACCCAAGTTTTGTTGGCTTTTCCGACCCGAATTCCTCAAATTTCTTTGCCTCTGGATCCAGAAACAAGATAGAAATAGCAAAATTCCACCAAGAAGTGTGGAAGCAACAACAAGTGCTATAAGGATTCTCTTGTTCACATCTTGATGGTGCACTACTCTAACCTCTGGCATTCCTGGTACGGTAGAAATTACAAAGCAGTGACTACAGAAAAGTATCCAGGTTGAACACACTAGAGAAATAATGAATCAAAGCGAGAAGAAGggttgaaataaaattttatgttggTGAGTTCAGAAACGCTTACCCTGAAAAAAATCTAGCAAAGACCAATTAATCAAAGGTGGGACAAATAGATTTAACCAAAAATATCATGTTCTCCGATGCATTAAGAACTAAGGCAATATAATAGATTAATGCGAAGTGCTTGTCTCAGGCATTCAAACCCTCATTAACTGGATGATATTATCTATCACCAGACGTACAAACCAAGCACTGATCTAAAAAAACCAAGAgtagaaatttaattaaaaaaaaaaaaagagagagagagcaatcttcttttctatttatgataaggcaagaaaacaaaagaaaagaaaaaggtgaacCTCGTGTTTCACATTATTTTGGATTATTATAGAACAGACTCAACCCAACAAAGGTCGATAGCTTAATTGAAGCAACTGGGTGCGgtttttttttcgttttctcAGTCCCCAAACAATGAAAATCCAGGGTCTAAAGTTGTCgttgtgtttcttttttttacagTTTTCTGCAAGAATCCAATCACAAACTTAATCTATAAGTGTATAATACCAGTAactaaaaaaaaggaatataaatatatCTACTATTTTGGAGCTGGGGTTCCAAGATTCTTGTttgaatttctaaaaataaagcGTAGTATGGAAATGATGAATGGAGCTAGAAAGATAATTTCCCATGATGTGGAGGTAGAAATGATGAATAAAGCGTAGTATGGAAATGATGAATGGAGCTAGAAACCAAGTTTCAAAAAAGTAGTTTCTCTTCCTTTCCTGAATTCCTCAACCAAACAAAGCAGAactcaaaatttgaaaagaacAAACTTTTTTTCCCACTAAAATGAACAAATCCGGAAAGAATTCATCTATTTAATGCAGTCCGGGTTGCaagtttggatttgaattttgCAAAAAGACAAACCCATTAGCTCATTGAAACAAATGATAAACAGAGCAAGAAAATTCATCACCCATGATGTGAAACAAAtgttcaaatttgttttttctttttctgttcctacatttctcagcaaccaaacagggcaCATATTCACATCCCTTGTAATACTCTGACAAAGCTCTGCACCATACCCACATTTATAGCATTTGGGGTTTCAAAATTtgtgttttagttttgaaaaaagaCAACCCCACGACCCATGACCCATGTTTGAAAATGGTGAAGAGAAGTAAAAAAACGAAGACACATGATGTTGAAACTAAGAAGAGAAGCAGTCAATGTGAGACATTGCGTGAATACCTGGAGAAACAGCTTCCAGTTGTGCAGAAATTTGGGAAATGGGTGGGTAGTGAGAAGGAAGAAGAGGGTTATAAATGGTGGAGACAAGAGGGTCAGGCCTGGCATGAACTGGAAGAGAGAACAAAGTGGTGGTGAACACCCAGATGGGTAGTaggagaagaggaagaagaagattcATGTCCCTTgtttgaagagagagagagagagatgtggGGCGACCCTTCTCTTTATTTAAAGAGCTTTTTGTTTGTTGGAGCTTGATTTCAAGCTATCTtcttttattactattattaaatattatattgatagGGAAGGAGGGGGGAGTCAGGAGAGCACTTTTATcctgtgagagagagagagagagagagagagagagagagagagagaggaaggcAGAAGGGCAAATCACAAATGGGCAAATCATGTGGCAGTGATCAAAAGGTGAAGCTCcccatttctttattattaattactaaAGCCTCTTGAAGTGGATTAATGCTTTCACTTTTACAACACTCCCTCTCAATTTAACCATGGAGCCAAGACACTTCCACACATTAGATCGTATCatctttcaaaaattcaaaaataaaataatatatatacatatattaaattacttaaatttactttaagttaaattatacttaatcattcacttaaaatttattacttaatttttattttaagtatcaagattatttaataaaa from Vitis vinifera cultivar Pinot Noir 40024 chromosome 9, ASM3070453v1 includes these protein-coding regions:
- the LOC100252673 gene encoding probable receptor-like protein kinase At1g80640 isoform X2, with amino-acid sequence MPEVRVVHHQDVNKRILIALVVASTLLGGILLFLSCFWIQRQRNLRNSGRKSQQNLDAAKGLSLGPILGKFNSLRANGKKDSVTVIEYHLLVAATNNFSESNVLGEGGSGRVYKARFNENFLAAVKRLDRGGQDGEREFENEVDWLSKIQHQNIVSLLGCCIHGETRFLVYEMMQNGSLEAQLHGPSHGSTLTWHLRMKIAVDVARGLEHLHEHCNPPVIHRDLKSSNILLDSDFNAKLSDFGLAITSGTQNKNNLKLSGTVGYVAPEYLLDGKLTDKSDVYAFGVILLELLMGRKPVEKMASAECQSIVTWAMPQLTDRSKLPNIVDPIVRDTMDMKHLYQVAAVAVLCVQPEPSYRPLITDVLHSLIPLLPVELGGSLRITEPLPPVCPEPSSH
- the LOC100252673 gene encoding probable receptor-like protein kinase At1g80640 isoform X1, giving the protein MNLLLPLLLLPIWVFTTTLFSLPVHARPDPLVSTIYNPLLPSHYPPISQISAQLEAVSPGMPEVRVVHHQDVNKRILIALVVASTLLGGILLFLSCFWIQRQRNLRNSGRKSQQNLDAAKGLSLGPILGKFNSLRANGKKDSVTVIEYHLLVAATNNFSESNVLGEGGSGRVYKARFNENFLAAVKRLDRGGQDGEREFENEVDWLSKIQHQNIVSLLGCCIHGETRFLVYEMMQNGSLEAQLHGPSHGSTLTWHLRMKIAVDVARGLEHLHEHCNPPVIHRDLKSSNILLDSDFNAKLSDFGLAITSGTQNKNNLKLSGTVGYVAPEYLLDGKLTDKSDVYAFGVILLELLMGRKPVEKMASAECQSIVTWAMPQLTDRSKLPNIVDPIVRDTMDMKHLYQVAAVAVLCVQPEPSYRPLITDVLHSLIPLLPVELGGSLRITEPLPPVCPEPSSH